CCGGAGCCTGCCGGCACCGGTGGGGCGTCTGCTTCGGCCGAAGCCGAGGCGCCATCCCCGGCCGAGGTGCCATCCCCGGTCGAGGCGCCGCCCAAGATCGCTGCACCGTCCCAGGCCGCCGCGGCGCCCAAGGAGGCCGACGAGGACTCCATTCTCATCGGCATCGCCGAAGGCACGGGTCGACGCGTGACCGTGCCGCTCGAGGACCTCCGGCGCCACACGGTGATCTTCGCGGGCTCCGGCTCCGGCAAGACCGTTCTGATCCGCCGGCTCGTGGAGGAGTGCGCGCTGAAGGGCGTTTCGGCCGTCGTCCTCGATCCGAACAACGACCTGGCGCGGCTCGGTCTGCCGTGGCCCGAGCCTCCCCGGGGTTGGCTCGACCGCGACGCGGAGCGGGCGGCGAGCTACCTTCGCGACACCGAGGTCGTCGTGTGGACGCCGCGCCTGACGACGGGACGCCCGCTCTCGTTCGCACCGTTGTCCGGCCTCGGCGACGTGGCCGATGATGCCGACGAGTTCGAGATCGCGCTCGACAACGCCGTCGCCTCGCTGGTTCCGCGCTCGGGTCTGCCCGCATCCGGCGCCAAGCTAAGCCAGGGCCGGGCCGTGCTGAAGGAGGCCCTGGGCGCCTACGTGCGGCGCGGCGGCGGGGTCCTCAAGGAGTTCCTCGGCTACCTGTCGGCATTGCCGGCGGGCGTCAGTCGGCTCGCCAGCGGCGAGAAGATTGCGGCGGACGTCGCCCAGACGCTGCTCGCCGAGACCGTGAACGACCCCCTGCTGGGTGGTACCGGCGAGGCCGTCGATCCATCGGTCCTGCTCCGGCCGGCGAGCGGCCGACGCGCCCGTATTTCCGTGATCAGCCTCGTCGGACTGCCGAACGACGAGCAGCGGCAGCAGTTCGTCAATCAACTGCAGATGGCGCTCTTCGCCTGGGTCAAGAAACACCCCGCCGGCGACCGGCCGCTGGGCGGCTTGTTCGTCATGGACGAAGCACAGACCTTCGCACCGTCGGCGGGCCGTACGGCCACCACGGCCAGCACCCTCGCCCTCGCCTCCCAGGCACGGAAGTACGGACTCGGCCTGGTCTTCGCCACGCAGGCGCCGAAGGGGCTGCACAACCAGATACCGGGCAATGCGACGACGCAGTTCTTCGGCCTGCTCAATGCGCCCGCGCACATCGCGGCTGCCCGGGAGATGGCCGCGCAGAAGGGCGGCAATGCGCAGGGCATCGCCCGCCTGCGGGCCGGCGAGTTCTTCGCGGCAAGCGACGCCGTGGCGTTTCAACGGGTGCGCAGCCCGATGTGCCTGAGCCACCACCCGCGGAGCCCGATGACCCAGGAAGAGGTCCTGGAGCTTGCACGCGCGAGGACTACAGATCCCGAATAGGCTCTCCGGCGTACGCTGCTGCGGCCGCGAACCGTGCCTCAATCTCCGGCCCGCGCCGTCGAGGATTCTCGCGCCGCCGCCGGCGAGGCGTCCGGGACGAGGGGCCGCGCCGGCACCCCCACGTAGACACGGCCGCCGTCGAGAGTCACGTGCTTCGGCACGAGGCTCAGCGCGCCGATCTGCACGTCGGGACCGATGGTGACGCCGATGCCGATCACCGATCCGAGTCCGACCGTCACGTGGTTTCCCAGCCGCACGGACGCGGTCTTCACGATGCCGCCCTCCACGGTGTGGCCCGACAGGTGGACGTCGCCGCCGATCACGACGTCGTCGCCGAACTCGAGCAGGTTGTGGTCGCTCACCCCCAGGCTGTTCACGTATACCCGGCGCCCCACGCGGGCGCCGTTCAGCCGCAGGTAGGCGCTCCAGATGGGCGTCCCGCGGAAGAGCGTTCCCGCGAACAGGCGGACGATATGGATCGCCACCATGTAGCGCACCCAGTCCAGCAGCGGCCAGTCGAGATCCGCAAGCCGGATGTGAGCGTTCGGCCGCGTCCGCCAGCCCGTCACGCGGGTCGCGGCCGCGGATCCGAACATCAGGGCGATCGCGAACAGGGCGTAGGATGGGACGACGGCGAAGCTCACGGCAGCCGCCCGTGCGACGGGGTTGTCGGCAGTCCACGCCAGCAGCGGTCCCCACACGGCCACGACCGGCAGGATGGCCAGGCCGCACACGATCGATTGGACGATCACGAGCGTCGCTACCGTCCAGGCGATACGCACGCCGCCGCCGGCTCTTCTCGCGCGGCGGGTTCGGGGCGTACGTCCATGGTCGGGCTGGGGCGTGGACATCGGAAACGCTCTCGTGGTCGGCCGGACTCATCTGACAACCGCGGGCGGCCCGTGTCAAGCGGTAGATAATCCGCAATTGCGGCGCCGTGAACACGGCGCCTCTCGCGTGCGTCGAAGCAGGCAGGAGAACGGCTTGATAGAGGTCGAGGATCTGCACAAGAGCTACGGCGACCTGGTCGCCGTCGACGGCGTCAGCCTCGTCGCCGGCGAGGGCGCGGTCTTCGGGCTGCTGGGACCCAACGGAGCGGGAAAGTCGACCACCATCGGCTGCATCTGCGGCCTGCTGGCCCCGTCGTCGGGGCGCGTCCGCGTCCTGGGGCACGACGTGGCGCTCGACCCGCGGGCGGCGAAGGGGTGCCTCGGCGTCGTGCCGCAGGAGCTCGCGCTGTACGAGGACTTGAGCGCCGCGGACAACCTCGGTTACTGGGGAGCGGCCTACGGCCTGCGCGGGCCGGCGCTGCGGCGGCGGGTGGGCGAGGTGCTGGAGCTGACCGGGCTGCTCGACCGCGCGCGGGAGCCGGTGAAGAAGTACAGCGGCGGCATGAAGCGGCGCCTGAACTTCGGTTGCGGGATCGTGCATCGGCCCCGCGTGCTCCTGCTCGACGAGCCCACCGTCGGCGTGGACCCGCAGAGCCGCGTGCGTCTGCTCGACTTGGTGCGCGCCGAGGTGGCCGCCGGCACCTGCGTTCTCTACACCACCCACTACATGGAAGAGGCGCAAGAGCTGTGCGACCGGCTCGCGATCATGGACCACGGCCGTCTGCTGGCCGCCGGCACGCTCGACGAGCTGCGCGCGATGGTCGGCGAGCGGGACCTGCTCCGGCTGACCGGCGCCTTCGATCCGGAGTCGGCGCGCCGCGCCGTCGATGCGCTCGACGACGTCGACGCGGTGAGCATCGAGACCGGCGCCCTGCTGCTGGCCGCCGGCTCCGCCTCGCGGC
This genomic interval from Acidobacteriota bacterium contains the following:
- a CDS encoding ATP-binding protein yields the protein MDLAQDVQHSLIVVSCLIDSWTLIREQAVASAHHRFPTVAQLREIPSAEVGEELVAAYLRAAYARAGFTPPYPTWPVRTTAFADAPLFSPRSLINAVQDHCARCRENGRVTELEQLPNEPPQGSGTPTPKMPPDPELDRRFSQLVRQADVADVLDEKQVDAGLPALLRAGLTAWAEENAATGDFSVDPPLGRNPSLHARLRRIVDADTDDEVHWSFRAVLNDNAVAALHRLRAAVTASGLDLSGERRRLFILRNATWSQGRKTRQALDAFEAHGGAVVKLLEADLKVFRALQQLLEEQPKGLAAWLGAHRPASGTTLLAPLSPEPAGTGGASASAEAEAPSPAEVPSPVEAPPKIAAPSQAAAAPKEADEDSILIGIAEGTGRRVTVPLEDLRRHTVIFAGSGSGKTVLIRRLVEECALKGVSAVVLDPNNDLARLGLPWPEPPRGWLDRDAERAASYLRDTEVVVWTPRLTTGRPLSFAPLSGLGDVADDADEFEIALDNAVASLVPRSGLPASGAKLSQGRAVLKEALGAYVRRGGGVLKEFLGYLSALPAGVSRLASGEKIAADVAQTLLAETVNDPLLGGTGEAVDPSVLLRPASGRRARISVISLVGLPNDEQRQQFVNQLQMALFAWVKKHPAGDRPLGGLFVMDEAQTFAPSAGRTATTASTLALASQARKYGLGLVFATQAPKGLHNQIPGNATTQFFGLLNAPAHIAAAREMAAQKGGNAQGIARLRAGEFFAASDAVAFQRVRSPMCLSHHPRSPMTQEEVLELARARTTDPE
- a CDS encoding ABC transporter ATP-binding protein, which produces MARPHTIDWTITSVATVQAIRTPPPALLARRVRGVRPWSGWGVDIGNALVVGRTHLTTAGGPCQAVDNPQLRRREHGASRVRRSRQENGLIEVEDLHKSYGDLVAVDGVSLVAGEGAVFGLLGPNGAGKSTTIGCICGLLAPSSGRVRVLGHDVALDPRAAKGCLGVVPQELALYEDLSAADNLGYWGAAYGLRGPALRRRVGEVLELTGLLDRAREPVKKYSGGMKRRLNFGCGIVHRPRVLLLDEPTVGVDPQSRVRLLDLVRAEVAAGTCVLYTTHYMEEAQELCDRLAIMDHGRLLAAGTLDELRAMVGERDLLRLTGAFDPESARRAVDALDDVDAVSIETGALLLAAGSASRRLPAILGAVTEAGGQVGETTLSRPSLESLFIKLTGRELRE